One Phocoena phocoena chromosome 5, mPhoPho1.1, whole genome shotgun sequence genomic window, AGGAATAAGGAGCCTGTGGTCACAATCTTATTATTATCTTCAAAACGCCACAACATAATGCCACATTGGGCTGAAAAAAGTACATGCATGACATCACTTAAGCCTCATAGCAAACTCCAtgaagtagctattattattttccccatgttATTGAGACTTACAGAGATTAAGTACTTTCCCCGAGGTTATAGGAATATAAAGGGTGGAATCTAGATTCGCATTGGGGTGGAAGGGGTTGGTCTCACTACAAATTCCCTGCTCTTCACCACTAAGCCTCAGAGGCCCGCATTGTCCAAAACCAAGCGTTCTATTTTCAGGGCTGAAGGCCATGAGAGACTGAGGTAAACAATACCTGTTCCTTAACGGGTAGGAAGCTTTTTCGCATCGTTGGCTAAATCTACTTCATCTTTTAGGAACATACATTTACCCAGACTCATGACAGGCAGATGAGGATGGAAGGCACTAGAAATATCCTTCTGACCTTAACAGCAAATTTAATGGTGAAATTATAATGACTTTCAGTCCTGCAGCTAAACCGTGGGTTTCTCTGatagaaaaaaaaggaggtagaTGACTGACTCTAGTCACACGTGTGAATAAAAACCATAACTCACTTGTTTAGCATcttgttgatgatttttttaacCATGGGAGCTTCAGGGTTGAGACAAACTTCCTGACCAGTCTTGAGAGTGGCTctgcagagggaagggagaatcCACGTGAGGTCGGgctgggggtcggggtggggtcGTCGGGAAGGTGGGGGTGACAAGCACAGGAACAGCGGCGGCACTTACACGACTTCCGTTTGGCCGCAGTGGGGTCCCGGGGGCGTCACCTTCACGCTCTGGATGTTCTTGAGGTGAATCCCCTGCACGGTCTGCAGGCACTGGCAGCGCAGTTCGGTGACCACAGGCGCCCCTGCGGGGAGGACAGACTCAGTCAGGGGGCTGTCCCGGGATgggcccccacccgcccccgtCCCGCCCTGGGGATGCCGGGCGCCGGGTCGCACCTGCTGCGCGCCGGCCGGCGGCCACCAGGACCAGGAGCAGTAGCGCGGCGCTGAGGAgccgggcggcggcgggggtCGCGGCGCGGGCCATGGGGTTCAGCTCGGAGGGTCGCTGCCTGCGGCGGGAAGGCGGGCTGGAGGGCTGGCGGAGCGGATTCTGTGGCTCCCCGAGCCGGGCGAAGCCCTTTTATCGCGATCGGACAGGGGCTGGCAGCCCAGGGCCAGGGAAATTCCCCGACGCACTTGGCGTTCCCGGGTCCGGAAGGAGGGCGCGGCCCCGCTGGCCTCCCGCGCAATCTCTGCGCCGAAATCCCCGCAGGAGGAGTGAGTCGCCTTGCAGGTGGTGGTGTCACATCTTAGAGGAGAACAGGCATCATGAGGAAAGGTAGTTAAGACTGATGGGATTAAGGcgagggaggagggaagcagagagaactggtttttctttgttttttaaagttatttctgagatatacattttaaagtcagAACTGATTTTTCATGTGTTACGCATACGTATCTTGGGGCTTGATGATTTTATTTACGTCTGCATAAATGCACTCTGTTAAAACACGTCATCTCAAATTATTCATAAGAATGTTCCCTTATTTCCTGGTATTTACACACAAATCAGTCAAACTTGGTGTCATATCATCCCGCAGTGGTGAGGGGATGACCAGGATCAAAAGTTTAATTCAGTGTTTAAATTAGAACGAAGTGTCACAATGCTACAAAGCTGCTTTCCCCTGTGAAATTTTGGAACTTCCAGAGCTCGAGTAAATCCATGAATACCACCGTTTTTTGTGTAGAGGGTGTTAATTAATCCATGAAATAAGGAGCGGGTGGTCATTCGGAGCTGTTGCAGGGAGGGAAAGCTGCGTGGGGCTCACAGTTTCTAGTTTTATCCAAGAACAAAATAGGTCATAGAAATCAGGAGGGGATGCCTAGTGTGAGTAGCACCCTTTGCTCATCTAAGCACCAAAAAACATGTGTTCCTGTGAAGTATCTAAGAGCTAGATCGTGAATTTAATACCATTTGCTTGTTTTATGATCACAAATCTCATTTCATTTCCATGTTATATGGACTTTTCTGCTTCCAGCGATTTGATTTCCCTCTAGAGAAGTAATTGCTGTCATactttatctttttctaatttctaataaGACATTTCAACCTGTTAACTGGAGACTTTATTATTGTGTAGTTTAGTTTTCACCCTTAGTTTTAATGCCCTTAGTTCGATTATACTCAGGTAGGTTTCATATGTGAGAGGTGTGGGGATACCCAGTGGGAAGCAAGAGCAGGGAGGGGATGCTCCAGGGGTGTGTAGAGGCACAGAGTAGAACTCTGCTCCAGACTGCCTGGTGCATGACATTTAAActgcctgtgcctcagttttctcatctgtaaaatggagattaagGGTAGTATCTACTTCAGCGGGTTGTTATGAataaatgtgttagcatttgAACACAGCAGCACATATTAaatgctataaataaaatagaaattgctTTTTCTGTATTACTAAGCTGAAACTAACCTAGGGATAAAATCTTtgtacaaagagaaaagaattattgaaaaaaacaaaacaaaaactcctcCAATATAAAaggttgttttttgtgtttttgtttttcttaagagaAAACTTAGAATGAATTTTTTTGTGTCATCTAGTTTAAttgctgggtaatttcatagttctagttttagtaaTTTCAACTACAAAATGTGAATAAAAGTAAAGATGTCCCACCTTGattattagaaaagaataagaacgactatattataaataaagatttgtctttacatttattttttgtcagtAATCATCTGTACAGTCCTGAGAAAAAggacaggaaattaaaaaaaatttttttttaaagagtagggAATGAAAGATGATCTGAAGTTTATAAAATATGAGTAACTCAACAATAATTGAGAATTTGTTtagatattattgttattttttatttttctgggattctaattggaatacagttgacgcttgaacaacatgggcttgaactgtgcaggtccacttatatgcagatgtttttcaataaatatattggaaacatttttggagatttgtgacaatttgaaaaaacttgCAGGCTAACCACGTAGCCTAGAAatgtcaaaaaaattaagaaaaagtttggtATGTCAAGAATATGTAGAATATATGTGCATGTTAGTCTGTTCCTACATAGGcataaggtgagtgatatttaatataaagttaatgtgttagttttcttcctgttttataactttgctttcattaCATTACCTTCATTGCATTACCATACAGTATGTCTTTCGCTTTCTTAATTGGGGAAACTGTGTATAAGGCTATCATCacaggtaaatttttttttttaatttaacaatatttctaatactatgttatgaatatgactgtaatacTGTAGGCCATAAGATTGTTATAATGGttcattcattagtgtataggctaggCAACTGTGAAGCAATTGTAACAATTACACTAGGCTACCACAAAGCAATCATATTGCTTCTTCATTATTAGTGAATTAATGATTATAtctgaaataaatatgaatttcttttttacattatctttcatttttgatgaatCATGTTAGTAATACGTATAACATCTATAGTGTTTTGTATTAAATAAGACAATATTGATGGAGGTACTGACATGATTCATCTTACAAACATGACTTAAACTTACAGTATCAATAAATACAGTACaataatgtaaatgtattttctcttcattatgaTTTTCCTAGTAATATTTTCTTTACtgtatcttactttattttaagatacagtatataatacatatacaagATATGTGTTAATTGACTGTTACACActttctgcactttcactgccaaggacgtgggtttgatctctgcttggggaattaagatcccacaaacagcagggtgtggccaaaacaaaacaaaacaaaatttaaaaattaaaaaataaaaagcaatagtgTTCTGAAACCTACTAAAATAATCcagttctttcttgttttaacAAGCATCTTCCCTAACTACTTGTTTTATAAGCTGAATGGCTGATGTATATGCCCGAACTTTCAACTAATACAATCAccaatttgaaaaatatagagCCAAccctaaaataaaaccacaggttgctaaattttattttgagcTACCGTATTTACCGCATCTTGCAGATTTGATTGGCAGTATATAATCTGCCTTTAAAATACAGAGTTGCTGCTGTATCCCAAGATGACGGAGTACCGTCCTGCTCCCCCACGCTGGCCTTGGGAAGTTGTGCCTACAACTGCTAACCCTATTTTGTCACAATTACTACTTTGAGTAGAATGAGTCTGGCTCCGAGGGGAGAAGATGTTGCAAAAATTAAATCCCTGGATCCATCCCGTCTTCACTCCAGAGCATTTCATCCAATGTCAGTGTCATCCACCTGGTCCAGTCTCTAGTGCATTTGTCCCTTCTGCCTGCCTTGAGCCCCTTCCCACTGCTCCTGGTTACAAAACCTTGGTTTTCCTGTGGGAAccatcttctcttcctcccaATCTGGGTAGCTCAGGTAGGGTGACCCTGCTCCAAAGCTCCAGAAGTGAGCTGATAACTGAAAGTAGTATTGGTCAGTCCTTCCAGTTTGGGTCCAGCCCCCAGCCACTCTATAGGTGCAGGGGTGGGTGAGTGACCTAAGCCTGGCCAAGTCAGAAAAAtccctgggggacttccctggtgacacagtggttaagaatctgcctgccagtgcaggggacacgggttcgagccctggtctggaaagatcccacatgccacagagcaactaagcccgtgcgccacaactactgagcctgcgctctagagtccgcgagccacagctgctgagcccatgtgctgcaactactgaagcccccacacctagagcccgtgctccgcaacaaagagaagccaacgcaatgagaagcctgcgcaccacaacgaagagtagcccctgctcgccgcaactagagaaagctcgtgcgcagcaacgaaaactcaacacagccataaataaataaataaattagaaaaatcccTGGGGTCCTTTTTGTCAagaaattgcttaaaaaaaaaaaaaaagcccttgcTTCCTGTTGGGTTATATCTGGTAGAACAAAAGCTTAAAGCTTTGCCAGAGCTTGAGAACAGGTTGCCTAAAATGAAGCCAGCATAGAGAAAAGCAGCCTGATCTGGAGTGAGATTGTTACTGAAGAGAATTTTTGAACTGTAACACCAAGCTTTATCGCATCTACTCATCAGTCTTGTAGTTTCATAGGTCAAATGCTTCTCCTCTTCATTAAGCTAATTTGAGTTAGGTTTTTGTTACTGACTCCACTTATGCTGGTTATCTTACTTATCTTATACCTAGGAGGGCGTTTCAACTCACATTTAATGTCTTTCTTTCTCCAATTGTCTCAGCATTTTCAATGATAATTTTCTCAGCATTTATAAGGTGGGAATGAAGTTTGGTGCTGGGGATATAAAGAGGAATAGGAGACTCTGCCACCCTCTAACTCTCAATGCAATAAGGGAAATGAATGTacaaatagaatattttttattttttgtccccGCAGCTTAGTTCCCCGGGAGAGGGATTGAattcgtgccccctgcagtggaactgcagagtcctaaccactggaccgccagggaagtcccaacagatAGAAAATTTTTAGGAAAGCTTGATAAATACCATGGCAAACCATTCCCAAGGTATCAGGAGTGAGGACGGACTACACCATGACCTTTATCAGCTATCTaccacggggagggggaaaggctaGGGTAACCTAAAGCTTCACAGAGTGTGCGGAAAATGAGGGGTGGTGGATACTGGAAAAGATTAAGAAGCAGAAACCTCAGTTAAATAGAGTTGAGAGACCAGAAGGGGGCGCTCTCACACCCTGGGACAAGAGCAGagcccaagaggaagaagaaagactcctttcctggcaaggacaTGATCAATGACAATCCGTGGACTCTGTTTACCatagcccccccacccccccttttttttttttattttgcggtacgcgggcctctcactgttgcggcctctcccgttgcggagcacaggctccggacgcgcaggctcagcggccatggcccacgggcccagccgctccgcgtcatgtggcatcctcctggaccggggcacgaaccgtgtcacctgcatcagcaggtggactctcaaccactgcgccaccagggaagcccaaaagtgttCTTCTTTTGCCACGTGGGGACTTGCACGCAGCTTGCCGTGGTTACAGATCCCCAATTTGCAGTTCTCTGCTAATCTCAAGTAAACCCATCTTAGCTGAAGAAATATCTGACAGTCTGTTTGgcgtcaaaaatattaaaagacatttATGAAGCACACACAATATACAAGAGACTGTGGTCAGTTTTGCAAAAGACACGTAATGGGTAAAGCTGAAATATGAACTTCTTTGCACATACTTTCTTCCTCAATAGAGCTAGTCTTACCTTCTGTTCCTATAGTAAAGACAGCCTGGTGGTTTCAAAGTCTATgattatttaaattcatttcaacTAACTCTGAATATCAACTAATATATTAGATTTGGGCGTTATTCCAAGGCTTCTAAAGAATAAGTTTCAATATAagctttgtatttccattttcttaagattgctttttaaacttttagagAAGTAATTAAATTACATTACATATAGTATAAGccaaagaaagacagaaatgcCAAAATTACCAAAGAATACGTCAAGAAATAGATATAGGAAATGAGGAAATGTCTCTGTGGAAATGTTTTTTATCACACTTGGCTGTGATGGGCATGAAACAGGATGATGACCCTGCTTTGATGCTTCCTGTACTGTGGAAGCAAGATTTAGGAAGTTGAGAAATTAGTTATAAACCACAGCACACACATCAAGTACAGTGATATGTTACATATTTCAGCTAGGAAAGTTACAATCTTCATAAAAATCTTGA contains:
- the LOC136123157 gene encoding growth-regulated alpha protein-like encodes the protein MARAATPAAARLLSAALLLLVLVAAGRRAAGAPVVTELRCQCLQTVQGIHLKNIQSVKVTPPGPHCGQTEVVATLKTGQEVCLNPEAPMVKKIINKMLNKGPSAPPPALTRLLAPPVRGALGNPRLEGLALPPSPVGAEPGLQLRGPERREVAPLF